In Gimesia panareensis, the genomic window TCTGATCCGGTGATCAAATTCACTGAATCAGATTGCATAGAGAGAGAAAATCCCCGATGGAAATGAACGATCTGTTACACGCCGCTGTGGACAGTGATGCTTCGGACATTCTGCTGGTGACCGATGCACCGCCGATGTTCCGTATTGATGGTCAGCTGCGAACCACGGCCCTGGAACCGCTGAATCCGGAAACGATTCGTGATCTGTGTGATCAGGTCCTGAAAGAAAAACAGAAAGAGGTCCTGGATAAACAGAAGGACGTCGACTTTGCAATCACGATTCCACGCCTGGGTCGTTTTCGTTTTAATATCCACGTTCAGCGCGGCTCACTGGCGGCTGCCATCCGCCGGTTCTCCAACGATGTCTCCACGCTGAGCAGCCTGGAACTTCCGCCGGTAGTGGAAGAGCTGACCCGCATGAAAACCGGTCTGATCCTGGTCACCGGGCAGACAGGTTCGGGGAAGTCGACCACGCTGGCCGCGATGGTGGATGCCATTAACCAGCGGGATTCAAAGCATATCATTACGCTCGAAGATCCGATTGAATATCAGTTCCAGCACGGAAAATCTCTGATCGAGCAGCGAGAAATCGGCGAAGACTGTCCCGGGTTCACC contains:
- a CDS encoding type IV pilus twitching motility protein PilT, with protein sequence MEMNDLLHAAVDSDASDILLVTDAPPMFRIDGQLRTTALEPLNPETIRDLCDQVLKEKQKEVLDKQKDVDFAITIPRLGRFRFNIHVQRGSLAAAIRRFSNDVSTLSSLELPPVVEELTRMKTGLILVTGQTGSGKSTTLAAMVDAINQRDSKHIITLEDPIEYQFQHGKSLIEQREIGEDCPGFTSGLKHVLRQDPDVILIGELRDLDTIRVALQAAETGHLVLASLHVSSAAGVVDRLVEVFPPEEQSQVRSHLAESLKAVITQRLLPAALSSGRVAALEIMLMNRAIQTSIRESTSHLIPGIISTNRRVGMQTMEQALKELLLNGKVEADVVDEHLQELKGDAPSKEYSHGLLT